In Brevinematia bacterium, a genomic segment contains:
- a CDS encoding flagellar filament outer layer protein FlaA, translating to MRRVIAIFLIVLFMTVGGIAYSQQQPQAQQEETSEYLKGFRILGEPTEAEIKDTAKQMIQPVLVEDFEVPGDWEAKISRDFGIVSFMTRDGFPRALASIKDKNNKVLGVKVNFFKRGPAEILVRPVRQIKIPGITKKIKFWVVGRNYIHTIKILVKDYMNREKEITIGKLNFSGWKLLEVNIPEFIEQENYKVSEERGLSLTGIKVVCDMNDIVPGRPFYIYFDYLTAETDLFVEKFREVDDMVDLW from the coding sequence ATGAGGAGAGTAATTGCTATTTTTTTGATAGTTTTGTTTATGACAGTTGGTGGAATAGCGTATTCTCAGCAACAGCCTCAGGCACAGCAAGAGGAAACATCTGAGTACCTTAAGGGTTTTAGGATTTTAGGGGAACCTACTGAAGCGGAAATAAAGGATACTGCGAAACAGATGATTCAACCAGTACTTGTTGAAGATTTTGAGGTTCCTGGGGATTGGGAGGCGAAGATTTCAAGAGATTTTGGGATTGTTTCTTTCATGACAAGGGATGGATTTCCGAGAGCTCTTGCTAGTATAAAAGATAAGAATAATAAGGTTTTGGGAGTAAAGGTTAACTTCTTCAAAAGAGGGCCTGCAGAGATATTAGTTAGGCCTGTAAGGCAAATAAAAATACCGGGTATCACCAAAAAGATAAAGTTTTGGGTTGTTGGTAGAAACTATATTCATACTATTAAGATCTTAGTTAAGGATTATATGAATAGAGAGAAAGAGATAACAATAGGAAAGCTCAATTTTTCGGGATGGAAATTGCTTGAAGTCAACATCCCCGAGTTTATAGAGCAAGAAAACTATAAAGTATCTGAGGAGAGAGGATTGTCTCTAACGGGTATAAAGGTTGTTTGTGATATGAACGATATAGTTCCTGGAAGACCTTTCTACATATACTTTGACTACCTTACCGCAGAAACTGATCTGTTTGTTGAGAAGTTTAGGGAAGTTGATGATATGGTT
- a CDS encoding flagellar filament outer layer protein FlaA, translating into MQTILISDFGDEYDKSKDIEWSANFSFFAPRIKDPQTGEEVIDKAYCDYKYFPGHPSGLLEAVMAKQTNVFGIKAAYYRKGFNWIDVVPNKPISFVGVAKTIDFWVWGGNYNWVMDIYVKDYKGYTYRIEAGSIKHVGWKNFLVSIPNYIPQYEPYVPFTRPLSLVKMRLTAAPTERADKFYVYFDYLQLQTDVYMERFDGDDLGKIAW; encoded by the coding sequence TGATTTTGGTGATGAGTATGATAAATCCAAGGATATTGAATGGAGTGCTAATTTCTCATTTTTTGCTCCAAGGATAAAAGATCCCCAGACTGGTGAAGAGGTTATAGATAAGGCATATTGTGACTATAAATACTTTCCTGGACATCCGTCAGGTCTGCTTGAGGCAGTAATGGCTAAGCAGACTAATGTTTTTGGTATTAAGGCTGCATATTACAGAAAGGGATTCAACTGGATAGATGTAGTTCCTAACAAACCCATAAGTTTTGTAGGAGTTGCGAAAACCATAGATTTCTGGGTATGGGGTGGGAATTATAATTGGGTTATGGATATATATGTTAAGGACTATAAGGGATATACCTATAGAATAGAAGCTGGTAGTATAAAACATGTTGGTTGGAAGAATTTTTTGGTTTCTATTCCTAATTATATACCTCAGTATGAACCTTATGTTCCTTTTACGAGACCTTTGAGTCTTGTGAAAATGAGGCTTACTGCTGCGCCGACTGAGAGGGCGGATAAGTTTTATGTGTATTTTGACTACCTACAGCTTCAGACGGATGTTTATATGGAGAGGTTTGATGGTGATGATCTTGGTAAAATTGCTTGGTAG